In the genome of Gemmatimonadaceae bacterium, one region contains:
- a CDS encoding HypC/HybG/HupF family hydrogenase formation chaperone, whose amino-acid sequence MCLGIPGRIVELRDDGGFPMGVVDFGGVRREVCLSYVQADAGVGDYVIVHVGFAISKVDESEARRTFEVLREMSRLDELDWIGEVADAALAGQSAAPAPGGATLTQGT is encoded by the coding sequence ATGTGCCTGGGCATTCCTGGCAGGATTGTCGAGCTTCGGGACGACGGCGGATTTCCCATGGGAGTGGTGGACTTCGGCGGCGTGCGGCGCGAGGTGTGCCTGTCGTACGTGCAGGCCGACGCCGGCGTGGGGGACTACGTGATCGTGCACGTCGGCTTCGCGATCTCGAAGGTCGACGAATCCGAGGCGCGCCGCACCTTCGAAGTGCTCCGTGAGATGAGCCGACTCGACGAACTCGACTGGATTGGCGAGGTGGCCGATGCGGCGCTCGCCGGCCAATCCGCTGCGCCCGCGCCGGGCGGAGCTACGCTGACCCAAGGAACCTGA
- the hypD gene encoding hydrogenase formation protein HypD, translated as MKYLTEYRDATIARPLIERIKRTATRPWTLMEVCGGQTHTIVRQGLDELLEGAIEMIHGPGCPVCVTPLEQIDKALMLAARPDVIFTSFGDMLRVPGSDCDLQQVRARGGNVRIVYSPLDALEIARRNPDREVVFFAVGFETTAPANAMAVWRARELGVPNFSVLVSHVTVPPAISAIMQSPDNRVQGFLAAGHVCAVMGWTEYEPLAMRYGVPIVVTGFEPLDILEGMLMAVQQLEAGRHIVENQYVRSVRREGTPAARMRVQEVFELADRKWRGIGEIPMSGLRLRPEFAAFDAELKFGLGDVHVNESSECHAGEVLTGKLKPPRCPAFGTRCTPERPLGALMVSTEGACAAYYHLAKYRESGDPAAAGAVS; from the coding sequence GTGAAGTACCTCACCGAGTACCGAGACGCGACGATCGCGCGCCCGCTGATCGAGCGGATCAAGCGCACGGCCACGCGCCCGTGGACGCTCATGGAAGTGTGCGGTGGCCAGACGCATACCATCGTGCGGCAGGGGCTCGACGAGCTGCTCGAGGGCGCGATCGAGATGATCCACGGACCCGGTTGCCCGGTGTGCGTGACCCCGCTCGAGCAGATCGACAAGGCGCTCATGCTTGCCGCGCGTCCCGACGTGATCTTCACCTCGTTCGGTGACATGCTGCGCGTGCCGGGCAGCGACTGCGACCTGCAACAGGTTCGCGCGCGCGGCGGCAACGTGCGCATCGTGTACTCGCCCCTCGACGCGCTCGAGATCGCGCGTCGCAACCCGGACCGCGAAGTGGTCTTCTTCGCCGTCGGGTTCGAGACCACGGCCCCCGCGAACGCGATGGCCGTCTGGCGGGCCCGCGAGCTCGGCGTGCCGAACTTCAGCGTGCTCGTCTCGCACGTCACTGTCCCGCCCGCGATCAGCGCGATCATGCAATCGCCGGACAACCGCGTGCAGGGGTTTCTCGCCGCCGGCCACGTCTGCGCGGTGATGGGATGGACGGAATACGAGCCCCTCGCGATGCGATATGGCGTCCCGATCGTCGTCACGGGGTTCGAGCCGCTCGATATTCTCGAGGGGATGCTGATGGCGGTGCAGCAGCTCGAGGCCGGCCGACACATCGTGGAGAACCAATACGTGCGCTCCGTGCGGCGTGAGGGAACGCCGGCGGCCCGCATGCGCGTGCAGGAAGTCTTCGAGCTCGCCGACCGGAAATGGCGCGGCATTGGGGAGATCCCGATGAGCGGCTTGCGGCTCCGGCCGGAGTTCGCCGCCTTCGACGCGGAGCTGAAGTTCGGCCTGGGCGACGTTCACGTGAACGAATCCTCCGAGTGCCACGCCGGCGAAGTGCTCACGGGAAAGCTCAAGCCGCCGCGATGCCCCGCGTTCGGCACCCGCTGCACTCCCGAGCGCCCCCTTGGCGCGCTCATGGTATCCACCGAGGGTGCGTGCGCGGCGTACTACCATCTCGCGAAGTACCGCGAGTCCGGCGACCCCGCGGCGGCAGGAGCGGTGTCGTGA
- the hypE gene encoding hydrogenase expression/formation protein HypE, with the protein MTAVSSVTLACPAPLDASDRVQLGHGSGGKMSAALLRQRFLPALANEALAQLGDGSVVNVAGVEVVVSTDTFVVSPLEFPGGDIGSLAVHGTLNDVAMMGARPVCLTAGFVLEEGLPLDILDRIVRSMADAASLAGVPVVAGDTKVVERGKADGLYINTTGIGAADARFRPAPERARAGDAVIVSGAIGRHGMAIMAAREGLAFETTITSDSTCLVGLVERLRTARVDVHVLRDPTRGGVASALNEIAAASGVGVEIDETVLPVPDDVRAACEVLGLDPLYVANEGILLAFVPARDAERVLAALRSHPLGAGALQIGRVIAAHPGVVALRTSLGGTRIVDLLPGDQLPRIC; encoded by the coding sequence GTGACGGCCGTGAGTTCGGTCACGCTCGCCTGCCCGGCGCCGCTCGATGCTTCCGACCGTGTGCAACTGGGCCACGGCTCCGGCGGGAAGATGAGCGCGGCGCTGCTTCGCCAGCGCTTCCTTCCGGCGCTCGCCAACGAGGCCCTGGCGCAGCTCGGCGACGGCTCGGTGGTGAATGTCGCGGGAGTCGAGGTCGTGGTCTCGACCGATACGTTCGTCGTGAGTCCGCTGGAGTTCCCGGGAGGCGACATCGGGTCGCTCGCCGTGCACGGCACGCTGAACGACGTCGCCATGATGGGGGCGCGGCCCGTGTGCCTGACGGCTGGCTTCGTGCTCGAGGAAGGGCTCCCTCTCGATATCCTCGACCGCATCGTTCGCTCGATGGCGGATGCGGCGAGCCTGGCGGGGGTGCCCGTCGTGGCCGGTGACACGAAGGTCGTGGAGCGCGGCAAGGCCGATGGTCTCTACATCAATACCACTGGCATCGGGGCGGCCGACGCGCGATTCCGCCCGGCGCCGGAGCGCGCGCGGGCCGGCGATGCAGTGATCGTGAGCGGCGCCATCGGCCGCCATGGCATGGCGATCATGGCCGCGCGTGAAGGGCTGGCGTTCGAGACGACGATCACCAGCGACAGTACCTGCCTGGTCGGCCTCGTCGAGCGCCTGCGCACGGCGCGCGTCGACGTGCACGTGCTGCGCGATCCAACGCGCGGCGGCGTGGCGAGCGCGCTCAACGAGATCGCCGCAGCATCCGGGGTCGGTGTCGAAATTGACGAGACCGTACTTCCCGTTCCGGACGACGTACGCGCTGCGTGCGAAGTGCTCGGGCTCGACCCCCTTTATGTAGCCAACGAGGGCATCCTGCTCGCCTTCGTCCCCGCCCGCGACGCCGAGCGTGTGCTGGCGGCGCTGCGCTCGCACCCTCTGGGTGCAGGCGCGCTCCAGATCGGCCGCGTGATCGCGGCGCACCCCGGCGTGGTGGCCCTGCGCACCTCGCTTGGCGGTACACGCATCGTTGACCTTCTGCCGGGGGACCAGCTCCCTCGCATATGCTAG
- a CDS encoding hydrogenase small subunit, with amino-acid sequence MTPSAYAWTEGETLAQHFESHGVSRRDFVKFCSEIAVALGLGIAAGPRIARALESVKRPSVIWLQLQECTGCVESVLRTADPTIGDLLLDVVSLDYNHTLMASAGDAVERARQSAMAANKGKYILVVTGSIPTKEDGIYTVIGGRTAEDLLREAADGAAAILAVGACAHWGSVQAARPNPTGAVGVRDIIKNRPIVNIAGCPPIGDVITATVVHYLTFGRLPAVDREGRPLFAYGKRIHDQCTRRAHFDAGQFVESFDDESARKGWCLYSVGCKGPATFSPCPIFQWNTRTSWPIGAGHPCIGCTEPHFWDTMTPFYGRLPNVGGFAVEQRVDTIGAALAVGAAAGVAAHAAATVFTQIRRRKATHQVPETGTETENDDG; translated from the coding sequence ATGACTCCCTCCGCGTACGCTTGGACCGAAGGTGAAACCCTGGCCCAGCATTTCGAATCGCACGGTGTCTCGCGCCGCGATTTTGTGAAGTTCTGCAGCGAGATCGCTGTCGCACTTGGTCTCGGGATCGCCGCCGGCCCGCGCATCGCCAGGGCGCTCGAATCGGTGAAGCGGCCGAGCGTCATCTGGCTGCAGTTGCAGGAGTGCACCGGCTGTGTCGAGAGCGTGCTCCGCACCGCCGACCCGACCATCGGCGATCTTCTCCTCGACGTCGTATCGCTCGACTACAACCACACGCTCATGGCGAGTGCGGGCGACGCTGTCGAACGCGCCAGGCAGAGCGCGATGGCCGCCAACAAGGGGAAGTACATCCTCGTCGTCACTGGGTCGATCCCCACGAAGGAAGACGGGATCTACACGGTGATTGGTGGGCGCACCGCCGAAGATCTCTTGCGAGAAGCGGCTGACGGCGCCGCCGCGATCCTTGCCGTCGGCGCGTGTGCGCACTGGGGGAGCGTGCAGGCTGCGCGTCCCAACCCGACGGGCGCGGTGGGCGTGCGCGACATCATCAAGAACCGGCCGATCGTGAACATCGCGGGCTGTCCACCCATCGGGGATGTGATCACCGCGACGGTCGTGCACTACCTGACGTTCGGGCGCCTGCCGGCCGTGGATCGCGAGGGGCGGCCCCTCTTCGCCTACGGCAAACGAATCCACGACCAGTGCACGCGCCGCGCGCATTTCGACGCAGGACAGTTCGTCGAGTCGTTCGACGACGAGTCAGCACGCAAGGGATGGTGCCTGTACTCCGTGGGATGCAAGGGCCCGGCGACGTTCTCACCGTGCCCGATCTTCCAGTGGAATACGCGCACGAGCTGGCCCATAGGCGCCGGCCATCCCTGCATCGGCTGCACCGAGCCGCACTTCTGGGATACGATGACGCCCTTCTACGGGCGCCTCCCGAACGTTGGCGGTTTCGCTGTTGAACAGCGCGTCGACACGATCGGTGCCGCGCTCGCAGTCGGTGCGGCAGCAGGTGTCGCGGCACATGCAGCCGCCACTGTGTTCACGCAGATCAGGCGCCGCAAGGCGACCCACCAGGTGCCGGAGACCGGAACCGAAACGGAGAATGACGATGGCTAG
- a CDS encoding nickel-dependent hydrogenase large subunit: MARTRVVVDPITRIEGHLRIEAQSENGKIAKAWASSTQFRGIEIIMQGRDPRDAWAFTQRICGVCTAVHAIASCRAVEDALNIRIPANANTIRNLVHGMQFIQDHVVHFYHLHALDWVDVVSALSADPAAAAKIGQSLSPWPNNGEAQLRAVQTRLKQFVGTGQLGIFTNGYWGHPAYKLPPEVNLLAVSHYLEALDWQRDVIRLHTVFGGKNPHPNFLVGGMASAINIDSTATINAERITDLTGMITRARAFVEQVYWPDLVAIAGFYKDWGAIGGGVPNFLACGEFPEADVRDLDSLYFPRGIILDKDLTKVHEYDPQKVREYIHSSWYEYEKGDAVGLHPYEGETTPKYTGPKPPWTYLQDETKYTWMKAPRYDGRAMQVGPLARMLVAYASGHKDVQAMVGETLGKLNVGPAVLFSTLGRTAARGIETVLLARKMEQWLGELTGRIRNGDVATFTKDKWEPESWPAKAEGYGYLDAPRGALGHWVQIADGKIARYQCVVPSTWNCSPRDAQGQAGPYEASLEDNHPLVDPERPLEILRTIHSYDPCMACGVHVLDATGREVVEVKVQ; this comes from the coding sequence ATGGCTAGAACCAGGGTTGTCGTTGATCCGATCACCCGCATCGAGGGCCACCTGCGCATCGAGGCGCAGTCCGAGAACGGGAAGATCGCGAAGGCGTGGGCGTCGTCAACGCAGTTCCGCGGCATCGAGATCATCATGCAGGGGCGCGACCCGCGCGACGCGTGGGCCTTCACCCAGCGGATCTGCGGCGTGTGCACCGCCGTCCACGCCATAGCGAGCTGCCGCGCTGTGGAAGACGCGCTGAACATCAGGATTCCCGCAAACGCGAACACCATCAGGAACCTCGTGCACGGGATGCAGTTCATCCAGGATCACGTCGTCCACTTCTACCACCTGCATGCGCTCGACTGGGTGGACGTGGTGAGCGCGCTCTCGGCCGACCCTGCCGCGGCGGCGAAGATCGGGCAATCGCTGTCGCCATGGCCGAATAATGGAGAAGCCCAGCTGCGAGCCGTGCAGACTCGACTCAAGCAGTTCGTCGGCACCGGCCAGCTCGGCATCTTCACGAACGGCTACTGGGGTCACCCGGCGTACAAGCTGCCACCCGAGGTCAATCTGCTCGCGGTGTCACACTACCTCGAGGCGCTCGACTGGCAGCGCGACGTGATTCGCCTCCACACCGTGTTCGGCGGCAAGAACCCACATCCGAACTTCCTGGTGGGCGGCATGGCGTCGGCGATCAACATTGACAGCACCGCGACGATCAACGCCGAGCGCATCACCGACCTCACGGGGATGATCACGCGGGCGCGGGCCTTCGTCGAGCAGGTGTACTGGCCCGACCTCGTCGCCATCGCCGGCTTCTATAAAGATTGGGGCGCCATTGGCGGTGGCGTGCCCAACTTCCTCGCGTGCGGCGAGTTCCCCGAGGCTGACGTGCGGGACCTCGACTCGCTCTACTTTCCGCGCGGGATCATCCTCGACAAGGACCTCACGAAGGTCCACGAGTACGACCCGCAGAAAGTCCGCGAGTACATCCACAGCTCCTGGTACGAGTATGAGAAAGGAGACGCGGTTGGGCTGCATCCTTACGAAGGGGAAACGACTCCGAAGTACACCGGCCCCAAGCCGCCGTGGACGTATCTGCAGGACGAGACCAAGTACACGTGGATGAAGGCGCCGCGGTACGACGGGCGGGCGATGCAGGTGGGGCCACTCGCCCGGATGCTCGTCGCATACGCGAGCGGCCATAAGGATGTCCAGGCGATGGTAGGCGAGACCCTCGGCAAGCTGAACGTCGGTCCCGCGGTTCTCTTCTCCACGCTCGGGCGCACCGCTGCGCGCGGAATCGAAACGGTTCTGCTCGCGCGCAAGATGGAACAGTGGCTCGGCGAACTCACCGGCCGCATTCGCAACGGCGATGTCGCCACGTTCACGAAGGACAAGTGGGAGCCGGAGTCGTGGCCGGCGAAAGCTGAAGGCTACGGCTATCTCGACGCGCCGCGCGGAGCGCTTGGTCACTGGGTGCAGATCGCGGACGGCAAGATCGCCCGCTACCAGTGCGTAGTGCCGTCCACCTGGAACTGCTCGCCGCGTGACGCGCAGGGACAAGCGGGTCCGTACGAGGCGTCGCTGGAGGACAATCACCCGCTCGTCGACCCCGAACGGCCGCTCGAGATCCTGCGGACCATTCATTCCTACGATCCGTGCATGGCGTGCGGCGTCCACGTACTCGACGCTACGGGCAGGGAGGTCGTGGAGGTGAAAGTGCAATGA
- the cybH gene encoding Ni/Fe-hydrogenase, b-type cytochrome subunit, which translates to MTARGESATGSRRPGLFGLGRGLSRERGNFTWVYLWGAPLRAMHWVAAACIVVLIVTGFYIGRPYFMTSGEASAHYLMGRVRFTHFTAAAVLVMTGIVRVYWLFAGNRFERFPALFPVTPKNLRRTVRTATAYLTFRPEKQSSMVGHEPLQQYAYTILYLMTIVTVVTGFTMYGQSNPGGIIFRAFAWVPPLLGGLQVVRLVHHVLAWGYIIFAVLHVYFTLRSDYVDRVGRVSSIITGGRYVSTDETYEDYDISKVPAHPWPTPEHPDPKKDA; encoded by the coding sequence ATGACCGCCCGCGGAGAATCAGCAACGGGATCGCGGCGACCCGGGTTGTTTGGTCTTGGGCGCGGACTTTCCCGCGAGCGAGGCAACTTCACCTGGGTGTACCTGTGGGGTGCGCCACTTCGTGCCATGCACTGGGTCGCGGCAGCGTGCATCGTCGTGCTGATCGTGACAGGATTCTACATCGGTCGCCCGTACTTCATGACGTCGGGAGAGGCGAGTGCCCACTATCTCATGGGCCGCGTGCGCTTCACCCACTTCACTGCGGCTGCAGTGCTCGTCATGACCGGCATCGTGCGCGTCTACTGGCTCTTCGCGGGAAACCGTTTCGAGCGATTCCCGGCGCTCTTCCCCGTGACGCCGAAGAACCTCAGGAGGACAGTACGAACAGCGACCGCGTACCTCACCTTCCGTCCGGAAAAACAGTCGAGCATGGTAGGGCACGAGCCCCTGCAACAGTACGCGTACACGATTCTCTATCTGATGACGATCGTGACTGTCGTGACAGGGTTCACGATGTACGGACAATCGAATCCGGGCGGAATCATCTTCCGAGCGTTTGCGTGGGTCCCGCCGCTCCTCGGCGGACTCCAGGTCGTGCGGCTCGTTCACCACGTGCTGGCCTGGGGTTACATCATCTTCGCTGTGCTACACGTCTATTTCACGCTTCGCTCCGACTACGTCGACCGCGTAGGAAGGGTGTCGTCGATCATCACCGGCGGCCGTTACGTGTCAACGGACGAGACGTACGAAGACTACGATATCAGCAAGGTGCCGGCGCATCCGTGGCCGACGCCCGAGCACCCTGATCCGAAGAAGGACGCATGA
- a CDS encoding HyaD/HybD family hydrogenase maturation endopeptidase: protein MSGSAVIGLGNPLMGDDGFGLVALARLRDEWTLEGVELADGGTWGMSLLPLIEDSDRVVLLDAIAADAKPGDVVVLERDRLPIYLTRKLSPHQIDMRDVLATAEWRGNLPTETVAIGVQPLSVEMSLELSPEVDRAVDAAIGAVIARLVQWGHRCSPREPAASCMR, encoded by the coding sequence ATGAGCGGCAGCGCCGTGATCGGTCTGGGCAATCCGCTGATGGGCGACGACGGTTTCGGCCTCGTTGCGCTCGCGCGCCTTCGCGACGAGTGGACGCTGGAAGGCGTCGAGCTGGCCGACGGTGGCACGTGGGGAATGTCCCTCCTCCCGTTGATCGAGGACTCCGACCGTGTGGTGCTGCTCGACGCCATCGCAGCGGACGCCAAGCCGGGTGATGTCGTCGTGCTCGAGCGCGACCGGCTGCCGATCTACCTCACCCGCAAGCTTTCCCCGCATCAGATAGACATGCGTGACGTCCTCGCGACCGCTGAGTGGCGCGGCAACCTTCCGACAGAGACGGTCGCGATCGGTGTCCAGCCGCTGTCGGTAGAGATGTCACTCGAACTCAGCCCGGAAGTGGATCGCGCTGTGGACGCCGCGATCGGAGCTGTGATCGCTCGCCTGGTGCAATGGGGGCATCGCTGCTCGCCTCGCGAACCGGCGGCGTCGTGCATGAGATGA
- the hypB gene encoding hydrogenase nickel incorporation protein HypB, which yields MAVRTIEVRERVMARNNEIAADVRLRLAGHGVTAINLVSSPGSGKTTLLERTLGALGEEMDIAVITGDVQTQNDADRLAAHTPRVVSAVVTGGACHLDALQVLTAIDEIELDRTRLLFIENVGNLVCPASWDLGEKEMIVLFAVTEGEDKPLKYPKMFENARRVVMTKIDLLPHVPFDMDRAVANALSVNPELGVFRVSALTGQGLGEWFDFLRDSARPVSTSG from the coding sequence ATGGCCGTCCGGACGATTGAAGTTCGCGAGCGCGTGATGGCGCGCAACAACGAGATTGCCGCGGACGTGCGCTTGCGCCTCGCGGGACATGGCGTGACGGCGATCAACCTCGTCTCCTCGCCCGGCTCGGGGAAGACGACGCTCCTCGAGCGCACGCTCGGCGCCCTCGGTGAGGAGATGGACATCGCCGTCATCACGGGTGACGTGCAGACGCAGAACGACGCCGACCGGCTCGCCGCGCACACCCCGCGCGTCGTCAGCGCGGTTGTCACTGGTGGCGCCTGCCACCTCGACGCACTGCAGGTGCTTACAGCCATCGACGAGATCGAGCTCGATCGTACGCGGCTGCTCTTCATCGAGAATGTGGGCAACCTCGTCTGCCCGGCGAGCTGGGATCTTGGCGAAAAGGAGATGATCGTCCTGTTCGCCGTTACCGAGGGCGAGGATAAGCCCCTGAAGTACCCGAAGATGTTCGAGAACGCGCGCCGTGTGGTCATGACCAAGATCGACTTGCTGCCGCACGTTCCATTCGACATGGATCGCGCCGTTGCCAACGCGCTTTCCGTGAACCCGGAACTCGGGGTATTCCGCGTGTCGGCCCTGACCGGACAGGGGCTCGGCGAATGGTTCGACTTCCTGCGCGATTCCGCTCGCCCGGTCAGCACGTCAGGATGA
- the hypF gene encoding carbamoyltransferase HypF: MVRLPARFRSPGQHVRMTAAPAITARVLCVTGVVQGVGFRPFVYRLAARHALTGWVRNVAGTVEIHVEGGSEELDVFQQELRTEAPPVARIDALELAAAVPAGAHDFRIIASADVEGIRPVTPDLAMCAECEAELFDTADRRFWHPFITCTNCGPRYTVIRSLPYDRERTSMAAFPLCARCEVEYRTPADRRHHAETVACPECGPRVWLARADAIALSDGDAAIRDAAAELRIGRIIAIRGVGGFHLACDATNDIVVRRLRERKQRDAKPFAVMVRTIGEARALGAVSAQEARLLGGAERPVVLLERVVGSRIAPSVSPRLDRVGVMIAYTPLHHLLLEAVGRPLVMTSGNLSDEPIAIGNAEARIRLRDIADLFLLHDREILSRIDDSVARVVDGVPVLLRRARGYAPLALTLPVPSPRPLLAVGPQLKNTFTLVRGRAAHVSPHIGDLDSIESLEHFRAALARYQDLFRIAPEVAVRDLHPGYLSTRVAEELGLSRTIAVQHHHAHIAAVAAEHGVTTPVVGLAFDGTGLGDDGHVWGAETLVADLNGYRRAAHLRYVPLPGGDLAAREPWRVALGYLSLEPGVADAFELAFRNVVPDHRATAERQIERRLNAPLASSMGRLFDAASAILGLRQRASYEGQAAMELESLAGAQPAEPLTFPVRETGDSLVLDPIPLLAALGEQRQRGIDAGLLAARFHESLVRAAAAVAITVADGAGIDIVALGGGSFQNARLLAGVRGRLEARGLRVLVPRQLGPNDGAISFGQAAIVASLLARGD, translated from the coding sequence ATGGTTCGACTTCCTGCGCGATTCCGCTCGCCCGGTCAGCACGTCAGGATGACGGCCGCGCCCGCGATCACCGCGCGGGTGCTTTGCGTGACGGGCGTTGTTCAGGGAGTGGGCTTTCGCCCGTTCGTGTACCGCCTGGCCGCGCGACACGCACTGACCGGGTGGGTGCGCAACGTCGCCGGAACAGTCGAGATTCACGTGGAGGGCGGATCGGAGGAGCTCGACGTCTTTCAGCAGGAGCTTCGAACGGAGGCGCCGCCTGTTGCGCGGATCGATGCCCTGGAGCTCGCCGCCGCAGTGCCGGCCGGCGCGCACGACTTCCGGATCATCGCCAGCGCCGACGTGGAAGGCATCCGCCCGGTCACCCCGGATCTCGCGATGTGTGCGGAATGTGAAGCCGAGCTGTTCGACACCGCGGATCGCCGCTTTTGGCACCCGTTCATTACCTGCACGAATTGCGGCCCGCGATACACGGTCATCCGCTCGCTGCCCTATGACCGCGAACGCACCTCGATGGCAGCCTTTCCGCTCTGCGCGCGCTGCGAGGTCGAGTATCGCACGCCGGCCGACCGTCGCCACCACGCGGAAACAGTGGCCTGCCCCGAGTGCGGCCCCCGAGTCTGGCTCGCCCGTGCGGACGCCATCGCGCTGTCGGACGGAGACGCCGCCATCCGCGACGCCGCCGCGGAGTTGCGCATCGGTCGCATCATCGCGATTCGCGGCGTCGGCGGATTCCATCTCGCATGCGACGCGACCAACGACATCGTGGTGCGCCGGCTCCGCGAACGCAAGCAGCGCGACGCCAAGCCCTTCGCGGTGATGGTCCGGACCATCGGCGAGGCCCGCGCCCTCGGCGCCGTCTCCGCGCAGGAGGCCCGGCTCCTCGGCGGCGCGGAGCGTCCGGTGGTGCTCCTCGAGCGCGTTGTCGGGTCGCGCATCGCGCCATCCGTGTCGCCCCGGCTCGACCGCGTGGGCGTGATGATCGCATACACGCCGCTCCACCACCTGCTGCTCGAGGCCGTCGGTCGGCCCCTCGTGATGACCAGCGGCAACCTGAGCGACGAGCCGATCGCCATTGGGAACGCCGAGGCGCGAATCCGACTGCGCGACATCGCCGACCTGTTCCTGCTCCACGACCGGGAGATCCTCTCGCGCATCGACGACTCGGTCGCCCGCGTCGTCGACGGCGTGCCGGTGCTGTTGCGCCGCGCCCGGGGTTACGCGCCACTCGCCCTGACGCTTCCCGTTCCGTCTCCCCGGCCGCTCCTGGCAGTTGGGCCCCAACTCAAGAACACTTTCACGCTGGTCCGTGGCCGCGCGGCCCATGTGAGCCCGCACATCGGTGACCTCGACAGCATCGAGAGTCTCGAGCACTTCCGCGCCGCCCTCGCGCGATACCAGGACCTCTTCCGCATCGCGCCGGAAGTGGCCGTGCGCGACCTGCATCCCGGCTACCTGTCCACCCGCGTGGCCGAGGAGCTCGGGCTGTCGAGAACCATCGCGGTGCAGCATCACCACGCCCACATCGCCGCGGTGGCGGCTGAGCATGGGGTCACGACGCCGGTGGTCGGGCTGGCTTTCGACGGCACGGGGCTCGGCGACGACGGACACGTGTGGGGCGCTGAGACATTGGTCGCCGACCTCAACGGATACCGGCGCGCGGCGCACTTGCGGTATGTGCCACTCCCGGGAGGCGACCTTGCGGCGCGCGAACCGTGGCGCGTGGCGCTCGGCTACTTGTCATTGGAGCCCGGCGTTGCCGACGCGTTCGAGTTGGCGTTCCGCAACGTCGTGCCCGACCACCGAGCCACTGCCGAGCGCCAGATCGAGCGGCGGCTCAACGCACCGCTCGCGTCATCGATGGGACGGCTCTTCGATGCCGCATCCGCCATCCTCGGCCTCCGGCAGCGCGCCAGCTACGAAGGACAGGCGGCGATGGAACTTGAATCACTCGCCGGCGCGCAGCCGGCCGAACCATTGACATTTCCGGTGCGCGAGACCGGCGACTCTCTCGTGCTCGATCCCATTCCTCTGCTCGCCGCACTCGGCGAGCAGCGCCAACGTGGCATTGACGCTGGCCTCCTGGCGGCACGCTTCCACGAGAGCTTGGTCCGTGCGGCTGCTGCGGTCGCCATCACCGTGGCGGACGGCGCCGGCATCGATATCGTGGCACTGGGCGGAGGGTCGTTCCAGAACGCGCGACTCCTCGCCGGCGTCCGCGGGCGCCTCGAGGCGCGCGGCCTGCGCGTGCTCGTGCCGCGCCAGCTCGGGCCAAACGACGGCGCCATCAGCTTTGGCCAGGCGGCCATCGTCGCGTCGCTGCTCGCTCGCGGGGACTGA
- the eda gene encoding bifunctional 4-hydroxy-2-oxoglutarate aldolase/2-dehydro-3-deoxy-phosphogluconate aldolase, translating to MNAQQSAMTVALRRSRIIPVITISDPKNAVPLANALLAGGLPIAEIALRTPGALEALRRITQEQPGMFAGAGTVLNVAQAAQARDAGAKFVVSPGFSRAVVDYCLEHDVPVYPGVATATEIEAALEAGLNLLKLWPIETLGGVAYLQLLSGPFFGVEFNPSGGLTAANFESYLALKSVVACGGSWMAPPDWIASKQFDRIRDAARDSVTRVARFTPALNVSAEAVTVSASAGPLPRREVSPPSTNFP from the coding sequence ATGAACGCCCAGCAGTCGGCGATGACGGTAGCGCTTCGGCGCTCGCGCATCATTCCAGTGATCACTATCAGCGATCCGAAGAATGCGGTCCCGCTCGCGAACGCGCTGCTGGCCGGTGGATTGCCGATCGCCGAAATCGCACTTCGCACTCCCGGGGCACTGGAAGCGTTGCGCCGCATCACACAGGAGCAGCCCGGAATGTTCGCTGGAGCGGGCACTGTGCTAAACGTCGCGCAAGCCGCGCAGGCAAGAGATGCCGGAGCGAAGTTCGTCGTGTCGCCGGGATTCTCTCGCGCAGTCGTTGACTACTGTCTCGAGCACGACGTTCCCGTTTACCCGGGTGTCGCCACTGCAACCGAGATCGAAGCCGCGCTCGAGGCGGGACTCAACCTGCTCAAGCTGTGGCCGATCGAAACGCTGGGTGGCGTCGCGTACCTTCAGCTCCTGTCCGGCCCGTTCTTTGGCGTCGAGTTCAACCCAAGTGGCGGACTCACTGCCGCAAACTTCGAGAGCTATCTCGCGCTCAAGAGCGTGGTCGCGTGTGGCGGATCGTGGATGGCGCCGCCGGACTGGATTGCATCCAAACAGTTCGACCGCATCCGGGACGCAGCTCGAGACTCGGTGACCAGAGTCGCCCGCTTTACTCCAGCGCTCAATGTGAGCGCGGAAGCTGTTACCGTATCGGCGTCAGCCGGACCATTGCCGCGCCGTGAGGTCTCACCACCGTCGACAAATTTCCCTTGA